Proteins from one Streptomyces sp. NBC_00390 genomic window:
- a CDS encoding aminotransferase-like domain-containing protein yields the protein MQERSSVAELANSLKRELDRYSPGEKLPSSRALVERHRVSPVTVSRALAQLAAEGLVVTRPGAGAFRARPRTDTPPPGDTSWQEVTLSADAATEVVPRAVDASGVLVTLSAPPAGVVEFNGGYLHPSLQPERAMAGALARAGRRPGAWGRPPTDGLPELREWFARGLGGTVGAADVLVTAGGQSALTTALRALAPPGAPVLVESPTYPGMLAIARAAGLRPVPVPLDPDGVRPDLLAAAFRATGARVFVCQPLFQNPTGAVLATERRPEVLRIAREAGAFVIEDDFARRLVHEDAGPLPRPLAADDPDAVVVHVSSLTKATSPSLRVGMLAGRGPVLERLRAIHVVDNFFVPRPLQEAALELVGAPAWSRHLRRVAAELKGRRDTMTAALRMHLPELSLPHIPSGGHHLWLRLPDAMDESALVAAALRADVAVAPGRPYFCAEPPAGHIRLSFAGVAGPAEIEKGVRRLRTACDEWAA from the coding sequence CCGGGTCTCCCCGGTCACCGTCTCCCGGGCTCTCGCCCAGCTCGCCGCCGAAGGCCTGGTCGTCACGCGGCCCGGCGCAGGCGCCTTCCGGGCCCGGCCCCGCACCGACACCCCACCACCGGGGGACACCTCCTGGCAGGAAGTCACCCTCAGCGCGGACGCGGCGACCGAAGTCGTGCCGCGCGCGGTCGACGCGTCCGGCGTGCTCGTCACACTGTCAGCGCCACCCGCGGGAGTCGTCGAGTTCAACGGCGGCTATCTGCATCCCTCGCTCCAGCCGGAACGGGCCATGGCCGGCGCGCTGGCCCGCGCGGGACGCCGCCCCGGGGCGTGGGGCCGGCCGCCGACCGACGGGCTGCCCGAACTGCGCGAGTGGTTCGCCCGCGGACTCGGCGGCACCGTCGGCGCGGCCGATGTGCTGGTCACCGCCGGCGGCCAGTCGGCCCTGACCACCGCGCTGCGCGCTCTCGCCCCGCCCGGCGCCCCCGTCCTCGTCGAATCACCCACCTACCCCGGCATGCTCGCCATCGCCCGCGCCGCGGGGCTGCGACCGGTGCCCGTCCCCCTGGACCCCGACGGTGTGCGACCGGACCTCCTGGCCGCGGCGTTCCGCGCCACCGGAGCGCGCGTGTTCGTGTGCCAGCCGCTGTTCCAGAACCCGACCGGTGCCGTTCTCGCCACGGAGCGCCGCCCCGAGGTGCTGCGCATCGCCCGCGAAGCCGGAGCCTTCGTGATCGAGGACGACTTCGCGCGCCGCCTGGTCCACGAGGACGCCGGCCCGCTGCCCAGGCCCCTGGCCGCCGACGACCCCGACGCAGTGGTCGTCCACGTCAGTTCGCTCACCAAGGCGACCTCGCCCAGCCTGCGGGTGGGCATGCTCGCCGGCCGCGGCCCGGTGCTGGAGCGGCTGCGCGCCATCCATGTCGTCGACAACTTCTTCGTCCCCCGCCCGCTCCAGGAAGCGGCCCTGGAACTGGTCGGTGCCCCGGCCTGGAGTCGCCATCTGCGCCGCGTGGCCGCCGAGCTGAAGGGCCGCCGCGACACCATGACCGCGGCACTTCGGATGCACCTGCCCGAACTGTCCCTGCCGCACATCCCGTCCGGCGGCCACCACCTGTGGCTGCGCCTGCCGGACGCCATGGACGAGAGCGCCCTCGTGGCCGCCGCCCTCCGGGCGGATGTCGCGGTCGCCCCCGGCCGCCCCTACTTCTGCGCCGAACCCCCCGCCGGACACATCCGGTTGAGCTTCGCGGGCGTCGCGGGCCCGGCCGAGATCGAGAAGGGTGTGCGCCGGCTGCGGACGGCGTGCGACGAATGGGCGGCATGA